One segment of Pontibacter akesuensis DNA contains the following:
- a CDS encoding restriction endonuclease subunit S has protein sequence MMLAEEIQTTFGIDKSSWIKVKLGDVVREVRETVKDPVAEGIERIIGLEHLEPESLHIRTWGMLTDGTTFTKVFRKGQVLFGRRRAYLKKAALATFDGICSGDITVLEAKKGLLPELLPFLIQNDKFFELAVKNSAGSLSPRAKFADFADYEFQLPPIDQQEQIAELLWSGDEAANEGIRTYNICNNYYISYRELLYLHMDGNAPLVFNSLLKENVNSSIKFTKLGSVLTDIRYGTSKKGNTQGIGYEVIGIPQVINGKLSLDSISHVSLDEKEYQSCRLNFGDIVIVRTNGNPEYTGRSALYDIDNGHAFASYLIKISVNSELYNPEFILRYLQSVTIRKYFKRNATSSAGNYNINTETIKSVPIPVVPIIKQNEIVQQLKKVEQTQNDIAAYNFNALKLQKSLINQIF, from the coding sequence ATGATGCTGGCTGAAGAAATACAAACAACATTTGGGATAGATAAATCATCTTGGATTAAAGTAAAGCTCGGGGATGTAGTAAGAGAAGTACGTGAAACGGTGAAGGACCCAGTAGCTGAAGGTATAGAGCGTATTATTGGACTGGAGCACCTGGAGCCTGAAAGTCTGCACATCAGGACTTGGGGCATGCTTACAGACGGCACCACTTTTACAAAAGTGTTCCGCAAGGGGCAGGTGCTTTTTGGCCGGAGACGTGCCTACCTGAAAAAGGCAGCCTTGGCTACTTTTGATGGTATATGCTCAGGTGATATTACAGTACTGGAGGCTAAGAAAGGTTTACTGCCAGAGCTTCTGCCTTTTCTGATTCAGAACGACAAATTCTTTGAACTTGCAGTTAAAAACTCAGCTGGTTCACTTTCTCCAAGAGCAAAATTTGCTGATTTCGCGGATTATGAATTTCAACTTCCACCTATTGACCAGCAAGAGCAAATAGCTGAATTGCTTTGGTCTGGGGATGAAGCAGCGAATGAGGGGATTAGAACCTATAACATTTGTAACAACTATTACATTTCATACCGTGAGCTTTTATACTTACATATGGATGGAAATGCTCCATTGGTTTTCAATTCTTTGTTAAAAGAGAATGTTAACTCTAGTATAAAATTTACAAAGTTAGGGTCAGTACTAACTGATATAAGATATGGCACATCAAAGAAGGGAAATACTCAAGGTATAGGTTATGAGGTGATAGGGATTCCTCAAGTAATAAATGGAAAACTTTCCTTGGACTCAATAAGCCATGTGTCATTAGATGAAAAAGAGTACCAAAGCTGTAGGTTGAATTTTGGTGATATAGTTATTGTGAGGACTAACGGGAATCCTGAATATACAGGCAGAAGCGCACTTTATGATATAGATAATGGACATGCCTTCGCTTCATATCTGATAAAGATTTCAGTTAATTCAGAACTCTATAATCCTGAATTCATTTTAAGATACCTTCAATCTGTAACAATAAGGAAGTACTTCAAAAGAAATGCTACTTCATCAGCTGGTAACTACAATATTAATACTGAAACTATCAAGAGCGTTCCAATTCCAGTAGTGCCAATAATAAAGCAAAATGAGATTGTACAGCAATTGAAGAAAGTAGAACAGACTCAAAATGATATTGCAGCATATAACTTCAATGCTTTAAAACTGCAAAAGTCCCTCATCAACCAAATCTTCTAA
- a CDS encoding type I restriction-modification system subunit M, translating into MTQQQLEKYLWGAATYLRGHIDAGDYKQYIFPLLFFKRISDVYDEEYALALAESDGDLEYAAFEENHRFQIPEGAHWNDVREVTVNVGMALQEAMRAIEKANPETLFGIFGDASWTNKDRLSDETLTNLIEHYSQHKLNMQNVPDDQLGNGYEYLIKQFADDSGHTAAEFYTNRTVVRLMTLMMDPQPGESVYDPTCGSGGLLLNCALQLKANGQEYRSLKLYGQEINLITSAIARMNMFMHGIEEFQIVRGDTLSEPGLLENDELKKFNVILANPPYSIKAWDRKAFESDLYGRNIWGTPPQGCADYAFQQHIQKSLDPQNGRSISLWPHGILFRDSEAAMRRAMIESDVVECVIGLGPNLFYNSPMEACLLVTKNNKSEEQKGKVLFINAVKEVRQDKNIAFLEERHIQTIYNAYKGYKDSTGLARVVDVEEIMANNGKLAINLYVEPEKDAANEGIALEQALKNWEQSSKELKQSMNELFEILG; encoded by the coding sequence ATGACCCAACAACAATTAGAAAAATACCTCTGGGGAGCCGCCACCTACCTGCGAGGCCATATAGATGCTGGCGATTACAAGCAGTACATTTTTCCGCTACTTTTCTTTAAACGCATTTCGGATGTGTACGACGAGGAGTATGCCCTGGCGCTAGCAGAAAGCGACGGCGATTTAGAGTATGCCGCCTTTGAAGAGAACCACCGCTTCCAGATACCGGAGGGTGCGCACTGGAACGATGTGCGGGAGGTGACGGTGAACGTAGGTATGGCCCTGCAGGAGGCGATGCGTGCCATTGAGAAAGCGAACCCGGAAACCTTGTTCGGGATATTCGGGGATGCCAGCTGGACGAACAAGGACCGCCTGAGCGACGAGACGCTGACCAACCTGATAGAGCATTACTCGCAGCACAAGCTGAACATGCAGAACGTGCCTGACGACCAATTGGGCAACGGCTACGAATACCTCATCAAACAGTTTGCCGACGACAGCGGCCACACGGCAGCCGAGTTTTATACCAACCGTACAGTGGTGCGCCTGATGACACTGATGATGGACCCACAGCCAGGCGAGAGCGTGTACGACCCTACCTGCGGCTCTGGCGGTTTGCTGCTGAATTGTGCGCTGCAGCTAAAGGCCAACGGGCAAGAATATCGCTCACTGAAGCTGTATGGACAGGAAATTAACCTGATTACCTCGGCCATTGCCCGCATGAACATGTTTATGCACGGCATTGAGGAGTTCCAGATTGTACGGGGCGATACACTGAGCGAGCCGGGTCTGCTGGAAAATGATGAGTTGAAGAAGTTCAACGTGATACTGGCCAACCCGCCATACTCTATCAAGGCCTGGGACCGCAAAGCCTTTGAAAGCGACCTGTATGGCCGTAACATCTGGGGTACGCCGCCGCAGGGCTGTGCCGACTATGCCTTTCAGCAGCACATCCAGAAAAGCCTGGACCCGCAGAATGGCCGCTCCATTTCGCTTTGGCCGCACGGGATACTTTTCCGTGACTCCGAAGCTGCCATGCGCCGTGCCATGATTGAAAGCGATGTAGTGGAGTGCGTGATTGGTTTGGGGCCTAATCTGTTCTACAACTCTCCGATGGAGGCTTGCCTGCTGGTGACGAAGAACAACAAGTCAGAAGAGCAGAAAGGCAAAGTGCTGTTCATTAACGCGGTGAAGGAAGTAAGGCAGGATAAGAATATTGCTTTCCTGGAAGAGCGACACATTCAAACCATCTACAATGCCTACAAAGGCTATAAAGACAGTACTGGATTAGCTCGTGTAGTTGATGTAGAGGAAATAATGGCTAATAACGGGAAGCTGGCTATTAACCTGTATGTAGAGCCTGAGAAAGACGCTGCCAACGAAGGTATAGCCTTAGAGCAGGCGCTGAAAAACTGGGAGCAAAGCTCTAAGGAGCTAAAGCAATCTATGAACGAATTATTTGAAATACTGGGATGA
- a CDS encoding DUF262 domain-containing protein, with protein MRADKLPSSSAQDRSISVWFQKIENSEIKLPRFQRHQAWDKNKITSLLNTVIHNLPLGVTLILEVGSTEPFVSRYLATAPEKTGSRVTEHLLDGQQRLTALWRALHNNYEWEKYFLYVSDLDSSREKPEERVVTVHCQGRWNKKDGQKMPLWADSAVDTLHRGLLPIDLFMPGDKASYYENWVTEALKFAKPKAAEEDYEEKLEGWMEKKNAIISLIRDVRETIAHYNLPYLALLSSTTKDTALQVFINMNTNSKPLSQYDIIRAEIESVKGESLDDLEKALKAKYPRITHYFDIPFLVLATSSLIQDRLPNNRGMWDMDKGVMVENWDKMTTGLAQMASFMEQEGIYDRARLPTNAVLAVIAALYVQAPQCLDAHGNTHVLLKKYMWSGFFTDRYENAAASSAFTDYMALKKIVNGVTKEDGTLFTEADVPIFNKTHHPISTPEELIRIGWPKRENIRARAIMAVFSKLGAYDFADGTKLTRDQLLEGKRHYHHVFPDNLLQEAGMENSYIALNCALITDKTNLNISNKEPLKYLKERYAWTDEDIVQNRLKSHLIPIDELANGGYEGLSEEQKKEKVMLDYTRFIEKRAKLVYEAALQLTNGRDIVPSDIYKAVEKQPVDNEAEEALV; from the coding sequence ATGAGAGCAGACAAATTACCCTCAAGCAGTGCACAGGATCGTAGTATCTCGGTGTGGTTTCAGAAAATAGAAAATAGTGAAATCAAGCTGCCCAGATTTCAGCGACACCAGGCTTGGGATAAAAATAAAATCACAAGCCTCCTGAATACAGTTATTCATAACCTACCGCTGGGAGTAACTTTGATTCTTGAGGTAGGGAGCACGGAGCCTTTTGTTTCCCGCTATCTTGCTACTGCACCGGAAAAGACTGGCAGTAGAGTAACGGAACATTTGCTGGATGGTCAACAACGACTTACTGCACTTTGGAGAGCGCTGCACAACAACTATGAATGGGAGAAGTACTTTCTGTACGTATCGGACCTAGATAGTAGCAGAGAGAAACCTGAAGAGAGAGTTGTGACTGTACATTGTCAGGGAAGGTGGAATAAAAAGGACGGCCAAAAAATGCCTTTATGGGCTGACAGTGCCGTTGATACTTTACACCGTGGCTTACTGCCTATTGACTTGTTCATGCCAGGAGATAAAGCTTCCTATTACGAGAATTGGGTAACCGAAGCATTAAAATTTGCTAAGCCGAAAGCTGCAGAGGAGGACTATGAAGAGAAGCTAGAGGGGTGGATGGAAAAAAAGAATGCAATCATTAGCCTGATCAGAGACGTGAGAGAAACGATTGCGCATTACAACCTGCCATACCTGGCGCTTCTCTCAAGTACTACCAAAGATACAGCGCTACAAGTGTTCATTAACATGAATACAAATAGTAAGCCTTTATCACAATATGATATTATCCGTGCTGAGATTGAAAGTGTGAAAGGGGAGTCACTTGATGATCTTGAAAAAGCACTTAAAGCAAAGTACCCTCGCATCACACACTATTTTGATATTCCTTTCCTAGTGTTAGCTACATCTTCCTTGATTCAGGACAGGTTACCAAACAACAGAGGAATGTGGGATATGGACAAAGGGGTAATGGTAGAGAACTGGGACAAAATGACTACGGGCCTCGCACAAATGGCATCCTTTATGGAACAGGAAGGCATTTATGACCGTGCTCGTTTGCCAACAAATGCAGTACTTGCTGTTATTGCAGCGCTTTATGTGCAGGCACCCCAATGTCTGGATGCACATGGTAATACGCATGTGTTGCTTAAAAAATACATGTGGTCCGGCTTCTTTACCGACAGGTATGAAAACGCTGCTGCTAGCAGTGCCTTTACTGATTATATGGCATTGAAGAAGATAGTTAATGGGGTAACAAAAGAAGATGGTACTTTATTTACAGAAGCTGATGTGCCAATCTTCAATAAAACACATCATCCAATTTCTACCCCAGAAGAATTGATCAGAATAGGATGGCCCAAACGTGAAAACATTCGGGCTCGCGCCATAATGGCCGTTTTCTCGAAACTAGGAGCTTACGACTTTGCTGACGGTACCAAGCTTACAAGAGATCAGCTTTTAGAGGGCAAGCGCCATTACCACCATGTGTTTCCAGACAACCTGCTCCAGGAGGCAGGTATGGAAAACAGCTACATTGCTTTGAATTGCGCACTTATAACTGATAAAACTAACCTAAATATTAGTAATAAGGAACCTCTAAAGTATTTGAAAGAGCGGTATGCCTGGACTGACGAAGATATTGTGCAGAATAGACTAAAAAGCCATCTGATTCCGATTGATGAATTAGCCAATGGCGGCTATGAGGGCCTTTCAGAAGAGCAGAAGAAGGAAAAAGTAATGCTGGACTACACACGATTTATTGAGAAGAGAGCAAAACTGGTGTATGAAGCAGCACTGCAATTAACGAATGGAAGAGACATTGTTCCTTCTGACATTTATAAAGCTGTTGAAAAGCAGCCGGTCGACAATGAGGCTGAAGAAGCCCTGGTATAA
- a CDS encoding type I restriction-modification system subunit M — MQLDLQLPKDKITLSQLEQYLAKAAWILKGPVGASDFKAYIFPMLFFKRISDVYDEEYQLALAESDGDEEYASLPEFHRFEIPEACHWQDVRETTVNVGLALEKAFRGIEQANQEFLYGIFGDAQWSNKNMLSDHLLINLVEHFSQYNLANSNVDPDMLGQAYEYLIKHFADLTNKKAGEFYTPRSVVHLMGLIIDAHEGESIYDPACGTGGMLLESINHLKENNEDYRTLKLYGQEKNLTSSSIARMNMFLHGIEDFQISRGDTLRNPAFFEGDQLKSFDCVIANPPFSLKGWGAENWVNDPYGRNIAGVPPEGNGDMAWVQHMIKSMKPETGRMAVVLPHGALFRKGAEGKIRQALLEMDLLEAVIGLAPNIFYGTGLAACIMVFRSQKEEGKQKQVLFIDASEQMRVGRAQNYLEPEHVNQIFSWYSDFKNLQNYVKVATLEEIAENGYNLNIPLYIEKTVEHNLPTVEEALADLKAAWNECLDAEEKFKRILNRFIS, encoded by the coding sequence GTGCAGTTAGATTTACAATTACCAAAAGATAAGATCACCCTGTCCCAACTGGAGCAGTACCTGGCTAAAGCTGCCTGGATACTGAAGGGGCCCGTTGGAGCTTCGGACTTTAAGGCATATATCTTCCCGATGTTGTTCTTTAAGCGCATCTCTGATGTGTATGACGAGGAGTACCAGCTGGCATTGGCTGAATCAGATGGTGATGAGGAGTATGCTTCATTGCCAGAGTTCCACCGTTTTGAAATACCGGAGGCGTGCCATTGGCAGGATGTGCGGGAGACGACGGTGAACGTGGGCCTCGCACTGGAGAAAGCCTTTAGGGGCATAGAGCAAGCGAACCAAGAGTTTCTGTACGGTATCTTTGGGGATGCACAGTGGAGTAACAAGAACATGCTTTCTGACCACTTGCTCATTAACCTGGTAGAGCATTTCTCGCAGTACAACTTGGCGAACTCCAACGTGGACCCGGACATGCTAGGCCAGGCGTATGAGTACCTCATCAAGCATTTTGCTGACCTTACCAACAAGAAAGCCGGAGAATTTTATACCCCGCGTTCGGTGGTGCACCTGATGGGGCTTATTATCGACGCGCACGAGGGAGAGAGTATTTATGACCCGGCCTGCGGTACGGGCGGTATGCTGCTGGAGTCTATTAACCACCTGAAGGAGAACAATGAAGATTACAGAACGCTGAAGCTTTATGGACAGGAGAAAAACCTGACATCCTCTTCCATTGCCCGCATGAATATGTTCCTACATGGCATCGAGGACTTTCAAATTTCGCGAGGCGACACCCTTCGCAACCCTGCCTTTTTTGAAGGCGACCAGCTGAAGTCCTTTGACTGCGTTATAGCCAACCCGCCTTTCTCGCTGAAAGGATGGGGGGCAGAGAACTGGGTAAACGACCCCTATGGCCGCAACATAGCCGGTGTGCCACCTGAAGGAAATGGTGATATGGCTTGGGTGCAGCACATGATCAAGTCCATGAAGCCTGAGACCGGACGTATGGCGGTCGTGCTGCCGCACGGTGCCTTGTTCCGCAAAGGGGCAGAAGGTAAGATTCGTCAGGCCCTGCTGGAGATGGACCTGCTGGAGGCTGTAATTGGTCTGGCACCAAACATCTTCTACGGCACAGGGCTTGCGGCCTGTATCATGGTGTTCAGAAGTCAGAAAGAGGAAGGCAAGCAAAAGCAGGTGCTTTTTATTGATGCGTCTGAGCAGATGCGTGTCGGTCGTGCGCAGAATTACCTGGAACCTGAGCATGTGAACCAAATCTTTTCGTGGTACTCTGACTTCAAAAATTTGCAGAACTATGTAAAGGTGGCCACGCTGGAGGAGATTGCCGAAAACGGCTATAATTTGAACATCCCGCTTTACATCGAAAAGACAGTAGAGCACAACTTGCCTACAGTTGAGGAAGCATTAGCAGACCTAAAAGCTGCTTGGAATGAGTGTCTTGATGCAGAAGAAAAGTTTAAGAGAATATTAAACCGCTTTATCTCCTAA
- a CDS encoding AAA family ATPase, giving the protein MAHITGIGFSNFRVFKQSTLFDFAPITVFTGTNSSGKSSIFKGLKLLNNNAEDLSYLKFSGEGHKLGTFHTATSRTSDSEFIRFCVKLHDKKLFIIDYKPSRSGNLEGGYWEQFFVTKEDVLKDHYNEDELLLKVSHDDDGSGIKMYFNLKYQRSILLEKRKESGSSSSTPTPNQDAASKEYGRLEGMNSTVVSPRKLIKLIPSLDIDTAKKLALQIDDIILESFCVRFTDYFFPDVHVLYKNFYQIFDDFEFFSRLSNITCALLLKNTDVDFKIQDQLGNSSVSEIIEQNSIYELKEEAESKVKAIASSIKSATTGIHYLESIRANSQRLYSNQSQGTSFNELLLQIDNIWSKKDKREKNPTLKFADKWLRKFGIGDKLIITRIKGIATEVVIERGGEVVDLIDMGYGVTQFLPILLTVCSKLDKKIEHMLTPIDFLFNLKEAPLEDYKIDNNSMIRLGGPLLLIEEPESNLHPRLQSLLADFFIDVAKTFEVMLLIETHSEYLIRRLQVLTAAREVKPEHSVIYYLDGNLPSESDKFVTKININSDGSLTNDFGPGFIDEATNWKMELMRLKNAQLHNLN; this is encoded by the coding sequence ATGGCACATATTACAGGAATAGGATTTTCAAACTTTAGGGTTTTTAAACAATCAACTCTATTTGATTTTGCTCCAATAACAGTTTTTACTGGCACAAACAGTTCTGGCAAGAGTAGCATCTTCAAAGGGTTAAAGCTTCTAAATAACAATGCTGAAGACCTGTCTTATCTAAAGTTTTCAGGAGAAGGCCATAAATTAGGAACATTTCATACGGCAACATCACGAACCTCTGATTCTGAATTCATTAGATTTTGTGTAAAACTGCACGATAAAAAACTTTTCATTATAGATTATAAGCCATCAAGATCAGGGAATCTAGAGGGGGGGTACTGGGAACAATTTTTTGTTACAAAGGAGGATGTGCTTAAGGACCATTACAATGAGGATGAGTTACTATTAAAAGTATCTCATGACGATGATGGTAGTGGAATCAAAATGTACTTTAACTTAAAGTACCAAAGAAGCATACTTTTGGAAAAACGGAAAGAAAGTGGCTCTAGTAGTTCTACCCCTACACCTAATCAAGATGCAGCTTCAAAAGAATATGGCCGGTTAGAAGGAATGAATAGCACTGTTGTCTCTCCAAGAAAGCTTATTAAGTTAATTCCTAGTCTCGATATTGACACAGCAAAAAAACTAGCTCTACAAATTGACGACATCATCCTGGAAAGCTTTTGTGTTAGGTTTACTGATTACTTTTTCCCAGATGTTCATGTTCTGTACAAAAATTTTTATCAGATATTTGATGATTTTGAATTCTTTAGTCGATTAAGCAACATTACGTGTGCTTTACTGCTTAAAAACACAGATGTTGATTTCAAGATTCAAGATCAACTAGGAAACAGCTCCGTTTCTGAAATCATAGAGCAAAACTCTATCTATGAATTAAAAGAAGAGGCAGAATCAAAGGTAAAGGCAATTGCTAGTTCAATTAAAAGTGCAACCACAGGAATACATTACCTAGAGTCCATTCGGGCAAATTCTCAAAGACTGTATTCTAATCAATCACAGGGGACATCATTTAATGAGTTGCTTCTACAGATAGATAATATATGGAGTAAAAAGGACAAACGAGAGAAAAACCCCACTTTGAAGTTTGCTGATAAATGGCTTAGAAAGTTCGGAATAGGTGATAAGTTAATTATCACCAGAATTAAGGGTATAGCTACTGAGGTAGTTATTGAGAGAGGTGGAGAGGTAGTCGACCTCATAGATATGGGTTACGGTGTAACTCAATTTTTGCCTATTCTTTTGACTGTCTGCTCAAAGCTTGACAAAAAAATTGAGCATATGCTCACCCCAATAGACTTCCTCTTTAATTTAAAAGAAGCGCCACTGGAAGACTATAAAATTGATAACAACAGTATGATAAGATTAGGAGGGCCGTTGCTATTAATTGAAGAGCCAGAGTCTAATCTACACCCAAGACTTCAATCCCTACTGGCTGATTTTTTTATTGACGTAGCTAAAACGTTTGAAGTAATGCTCCTCATCGAAACCCACAGCGAATACCTGATTCGCAGGTTGCAGGTACTAACAGCCGCAAGAGAAGTAAAGCCTGAACATTCGGTTATTTATTACCTTGATGGCAACCTGCCAAGTGAATCGGATAAATTTGTAACAAAAATCAATATCAACTCAGATGGTAGCTTAACTAACGATTTTGGGCCTGGCTTCATTGATGAAGCTACCAACTGGAAGATGGAACTGATGCGCCTTAAAAACGCACAACTGCACAACCTAAACTAA
- a CDS encoding DUF1640 domain-containing protein yields the protein MKRKLTGMLTIVLLLAVTGLAQAQSQLEKDLAELRTWMQQRSAQADNTIAAEWPTVKREFKELSYSLDGNTKKMSEQSRAEYNTYKKRYKEWEQRNEAELVNLDGRELERWERNMTGSTQIAKIKPVHLRDAFVRALDYTRSNRQNWSLRDWEYAEFVVGELNARKAQTLDLLNTGDKIKIAALQVEFTALKRSREVKDSYEQMREERK from the coding sequence ATGAAGAGAAAATTAACCGGAATGCTGACGATTGTGCTGCTGCTCGCTGTCACCGGGCTGGCGCAGGCGCAGTCGCAGTTAGAAAAGGACCTGGCAGAGTTGCGTACCTGGATGCAGCAGCGCAGCGCCCAGGCCGACAATACCATTGCCGCAGAGTGGCCAACGGTGAAGCGGGAGTTTAAGGAGCTGTCGTACAGCCTGGACGGCAACACCAAAAAGATGTCGGAGCAGTCGCGGGCGGAGTACAATACCTATAAAAAGCGCTATAAAGAGTGGGAGCAGCGGAACGAGGCCGAACTGGTGAATCTGGACGGCCGTGAGTTGGAGCGCTGGGAACGAAACATGACGGGCTCTACGCAGATAGCCAAAATCAAACCGGTGCACCTGCGCGATGCTTTCGTGCGTGCCCTGGATTATACGCGCTCCAACCGCCAGAACTGGAGCCTCCGCGATTGGGAATATGCTGAGTTTGTGGTGGGGGAACTGAACGCGCGCAAAGCGCAGACGCTGGACCTGCTAAATACGGGTGATAAAATAAAGATTGCTGCCTTGCAGGTAGAGTTTACAGCGCTGAAAAGAAGCCGGGAGGTGAAAGACTCCTACGAGCAGATGCGGGAAGAACGTAAATAG
- a CDS encoding GAF domain-containing protein produces MSKYQKGSFHETVVMMTSNDDVILSVNDFPFNTTLSLAPLISYWEDKVKNDPGCNAERIKELTELLRSKSELIGHIEDTSIIDKYIDTVDLLMEDIFPVALWENDLKAVSVPFKFESFYASPKLEELRLVDGGNYAKKLNLDPKTLLFRLTLQAYTIILTKFYNANFKIDEPFVFVIEDKFTGLARHYKVDVDLKFMQVEARGPIKPLTAQEINFLINRYNDLDLWMQVLPPDNFEFSGFAIYDFTDVTMEQTISSLRFDLLDRDSVSTDEGFLDLQQKLRVLFGLPGIQLGFASYPNLREFDTSYARRLWNGLILTQECNLKIEDLKQSIYEPVIRKGHTIVVEDLNALPNPTCIEQQLMDAGLRNLIIAPLQYEGRTIGLMELASPIPGELNALSTIRLKEILPLFALAMNRSLDELRSRIQSIIKEKYTAIHPIVEWRFTQAAINLLEKIEHNTSSEIEPIVFRDIYPLYGSSDVRSSATERNKAIQGDLLDQLVLAKEVVLAAKDNLKLTILDELLYRIDQFSQKILQELSSGDEAAILDFLRKDIESLFEHFTRKAPAAQHAIQAYQSAIKNQYKAVYNKRRAYEESLYMINETISSFLDREEEKAQQIFPHYFEKYKTDGLEYNIYIGASLLSNGDFEPMYLRNMRLWQLMLTCEIGRRISTLRANLKLPLEITQLLLVHSEPISIRYRLDEKKFDVDGANNIRYEIIKKRIDKANIRFSDERLTQPGKIAIVYTQQKEAEEYERYLDFLRSEGYVQGEIEHLDVEDLQGVQGLKALRFAISLKKELRHNIDAGDELLSIAQSASLN; encoded by the coding sequence ATGAGCAAATACCAAAAAGGCAGCTTTCACGAAACAGTCGTGATGATGACGAGCAACGACGATGTCATCCTGAGTGTGAACGACTTCCCGTTCAATACCACACTTAGCCTGGCGCCGCTTATCTCCTACTGGGAAGACAAGGTGAAGAACGACCCGGGTTGTAATGCTGAGCGCATAAAGGAGCTGACAGAACTGCTGCGCAGTAAATCAGAGTTAATAGGACATATAGAAGACACCTCCATCATCGACAAGTACATTGACACGGTTGACTTGCTGATGGAAGATATTTTCCCGGTGGCGCTTTGGGAGAATGACCTGAAGGCCGTATCGGTGCCATTTAAGTTTGAGAGCTTCTACGCCTCCCCAAAACTGGAGGAGCTGCGCCTGGTGGATGGGGGCAACTATGCCAAAAAGCTGAACCTCGATCCCAAAACACTGTTGTTTCGCCTTACCCTGCAGGCGTACACCATCATACTTACCAAATTCTACAACGCCAATTTCAAGATCGACGAGCCTTTTGTGTTTGTAATCGAGGATAAGTTCACGGGGTTGGCACGCCATTACAAGGTAGATGTGGACCTGAAGTTTATGCAGGTGGAAGCAAGGGGCCCGATTAAGCCACTGACAGCACAGGAGATTAACTTTCTAATTAACCGCTACAACGACCTGGACCTGTGGATGCAGGTGCTGCCGCCCGATAACTTTGAGTTCAGCGGCTTTGCAATCTACGATTTCACGGACGTGACCATGGAGCAAACCATCTCGTCGCTGCGCTTCGATTTGCTCGACCGGGACTCTGTCAGCACCGACGAAGGCTTTCTGGACCTGCAGCAGAAGCTGCGTGTGCTCTTTGGCTTGCCTGGTATCCAGCTGGGCTTCGCCTCCTACCCTAACCTGCGTGAGTTCGACACCAGCTATGCCCGCCGCCTCTGGAACGGCCTTATACTTACACAGGAATGCAACCTGAAGATAGAGGACCTGAAGCAGTCTATCTACGAGCCGGTGATCCGGAAAGGGCACACCATTGTGGTGGAAGATTTGAACGCGCTGCCAAACCCAACCTGCATTGAGCAACAGCTGATGGATGCCGGGCTGCGGAACCTAATTATCGCCCCGCTGCAGTACGAGGGCAGAACCATTGGTCTGATGGAGCTAGCCTCCCCTATTCCTGGTGAGCTGAACGCTTTATCGACCATACGCCTGAAGGAAATCCTGCCGCTGTTCGCGCTGGCCATGAACCGCAGCCTCGACGAATTGCGCAGCAGAATCCAGAGCATCATCAAGGAAAAATATACAGCCATCCACCCGATTGTGGAATGGCGCTTCACGCAGGCGGCCATTAACCTGCTCGAGAAAATAGAGCACAACACCAGCTCGGAGATAGAGCCGATCGTGTTTCGAGATATTTACCCGCTGTACGGCTCTTCGGATGTACGCAGCTCGGCAACAGAGCGAAACAAGGCCATACAGGGCGATCTGCTCGACCAGTTGGTGCTGGCCAAGGAAGTGGTGCTGGCTGCCAAGGATAACCTGAAGCTAACGATACTGGATGAGCTGCTGTACCGCATCGACCAGTTCTCACAGAAAATATTGCAGGAACTGAGCTCCGGCGACGAAGCGGCCATACTTGATTTCCTGCGCAAGGACATCGAATCGCTCTTCGAACATTTTACGCGCAAGGCTCCTGCGGCTCAGCATGCCATTCAGGCGTACCAGTCGGCCATAAAAAACCAGTACAAGGCGGTGTACAACAAGCGCCGGGCCTACGAGGAAAGCCTGTACATGATAAACGAGACGATCTCCAGCTTTCTGGACCGGGAAGAGGAGAAAGCACAGCAGATTTTCCCGCATTACTTTGAGAAGTATAAAACCGATGGCCTGGAGTATAACATCTACATCGGCGCTTCGCTGCTGAGCAACGGCGACTTTGAGCCCATGTACCTCAGAAACATGCGCCTGTGGCAACTGATGCTCACCTGCGAAATTGGCCGCCGCATTAGCACCCTGCGCGCCAACCTGAAGCTGCCGCTGGAAATCACACAGCTGCTGCTGGTGCATTCCGAACCCATCTCGATACGCTACAGGCTCGATGAGAAGAAGTTTGACGTGGATGGCGCCAACAACATCCGGTACGAGATCATCAAGAAGCGAATAGACAAGGCCAACATTCGTTTTTCGGATGAGCGCCTGACACAGCCGGGCAAGATCGCCATTGTGTATACCCAGCAGAAGGAAGCCGAGGAATACGAGCGCTACCTGGACTTTTTGAGGTCGGAGGGGTATGTGCAGGGCGAGATTGAGCACCTGGACGTGGAGGATTTGCAAGGGGTGCAGGGACTGAAAGCCCTGCGTTTTGCCATCAGTTTAAAGAAGGAACTGCGCCACAATATCGACGCAGGCGACGAACTACTAAGTATCGCTCAGTCGGCGAGTTTGAATTGA